The nucleotide sequence AAGTAACGTCTCAATATCTTGTCTTGCCCGTTTGCCAACTTCTTTCAACATCTTACCTTGCTTTCCGATTATGATGCCTTTTTGAGAAGAACGTTCAACAACGATTGTTGCGCCGATATCGATTATATTACTGTCCTCACGGCGCTCCATATTTTCAATGTATACAGCAATCGAATGTGGTATTTCTTCTCGCGTTAGGTGAAGCACCTTTTCACGGATAAATTCAGAAACGATAAAACGTTCCGGATGGTCTGTCAGCTGATCTGCCGGATAGTACTGCGGCCCTTCTGGCAAATAGCCTTCAATCTGCTCAAGCAATGTTGATACATTATTTCCTTCAAGAGCCGAAATTGGTACGACTTCTGTAAAGGGATAAAGCTCCTTATATTGAGAAATAAGCGGAAGCAATTCATCTGGATGTATTTGATCGATTTTGTTAAGTACTAAAAACACCGGCTTCTTTCTTGACTTCAACCATTCAATAATAAACCGGTCGCCTTTTCCGATTCCTTGTTCTACGTTCACCATGAACAATATGATATCCACTTCATTTAACGTCGCTTGTGCAGCATCGACCATGAAATCTCCTAGCCTAGACTTCGGCTTGTGTATGCCAGGTGTGTCAATAAACACGATTTGGCTGGAATTTGTAGTATATACACCTTGCACTTTATTACGAGTTGTTTGCGGTTTGTCACTCATAATCGCAATTTTTTGCCCAATAACACGATTAAGAAATGTTGATTTTCCAACATTCGGACGTCCAATAATTGCCACAAACCCTGAACGGTAGCCTTCGTTATTCATTTAGATCCTCCGGTACGAATGCTCCTGGTAGTAATTGCTGCACAGTTGTCTCTTCAACATCGCCTTGTAGGTTTGTTAAAATAACGGGCATATCAGCTGGGCATAGCTCCACCATTACTTGACGGCAAGCACCGCATGGAGGAACTGGTCGGTCAGTGTCAGCAACTACCGCCATCGCTTGAAAGTTCCTTTCCCCTTCTGAAAAAGCTTTAAACATTGCCGTTCTTTCTGCACAATTGCAAAGACCATAAGCAGCATTTTCAATATTACATCCTTTGACGATTTCACCAGCTTCGGTTAGTAGAGCAGCGCCAACCTTAAACTTTGAATATGGTGTATACGCCTGTTCTCGTGCCTCTTTCGCTGCTTGAATGAGTGTTTCTTGATTCATAAAAACAATCCTTTCTTTCCCCTGTAAGTCCTGTTGCTGTAACTTCTTCAATTCCATTACTGAATCTATTTCAGTTATCAAACTTTGTATTCGGATCTTCTCTCTACCCACCAATAAACAAATGTCTCTCTATTCCTATTCTACAACAAATTGAATTCGTTTACATTATGTGTTTGTAAAGAAATTTAAAATGGGCTTATAAAATATTGCGATACCAATCACTACTGCGATAATGGTGTAAATGAGCACC is from Bacillus tianshenii and encodes:
- a CDS encoding cytidine deaminase; this translates as MELKKLQQQDLQGKERIVFMNQETLIQAAKEAREQAYTPYSKFKVGAALLTEAGEIVKGCNIENAAYGLCNCAERTAMFKAFSEGERNFQAMAVVADTDRPVPPCGACRQVMVELCPADMPVILTNLQGDVEETTVQQLLPGAFVPEDLNE
- the era gene encoding GTPase Era; the protein is MNNEGYRSGFVAIIGRPNVGKSTFLNRVIGQKIAIMSDKPQTTRNKVQGVYTTNSSQIVFIDTPGIHKPKSRLGDFMVDAAQATLNEVDIILFMVNVEQGIGKGDRFIIEWLKSRKKPVFLVLNKIDQIHPDELLPLISQYKELYPFTEVVPISALEGNNVSTLLEQIEGYLPEGPQYYPADQLTDHPERFIVSEFIREKVLHLTREEIPHSIAVYIENMERREDSNIIDIGATIVVERSSQKGIIIGKQGKMLKEVGKRARQDIETLLGSKVFLELWVKVQKDWRNKQIHLNDYGYRKDDY